A window of the Cynocephalus volans isolate mCynVol1 chromosome 10, mCynVol1.pri, whole genome shotgun sequence genome harbors these coding sequences:
- the MYLK3 gene encoding myosin light chain kinase 3 isoform X2 translates to MEGEQRESGREGSKTLQGALGRVSEAPTSQEVAPSAEQGTPSSKPDPLPSKEGMRLTSGPTSQTPGPPGLPDQTSAACSGGETPRRISIHVQEMDTPGELLVTRGGSLRPTPPAEAPAAAHSGEQDPPGTRSCSQPPGTESREQTPKGARELSPRQKRESEGRARAEAKQGPGVEPVMARRDKGGDTAGAPGLQQDQGPGAGNPGLGKDCAAGVLEQAEAGRRTPVGAEAGSVVLDDSPAPPAPFDHRVVNVKETSISAGYTVCQHEVLGGGRFGQVHRCTEKSTGLPLAAKIIKVKSTKDREDVRNEINIMNQLGHVNLIQLYDAFESKNSFTLVMEFVDGGELFDRITDEKYHLTELDVVLFTKQICEGVHYLHQHYILHLDLKPENILCVNHTGHQIKIIDFGLARRYKPREKLKVNFGTPEFLAPEVVNYEFVSFPTDMWSMGVITYMLLSGLSPFLGETDAETMNFIVNCSWDFDADTFEGLSEEAKDFVSRLLVKEKSCRMSATQCLKHEWLNNLPAKASKSKVRLKSQLLLQKYMAQRKWKKHFYVVTAANRLRKFPTSP, encoded by the exons AACAAAGAGAGAGTGGAAGAGAAGGGAGCAAAACCCTTCAGGGGGCCTTGGGAAG GGTCAGCGAGGCCCCCACTAGCCAGGAGGTTGCACCAAGTGCAGAACAAGGAACACCATCCAGCAAGCCTGACCCTCTGCCCTCCAAGGAGGGCATGAGGCTGACTTCAGGGCCCACCTCCCAGACCCCAGGACCTCCAGGGCTGCCAGACCAGACCAGCGCAGCTTGCAGTGGTGGAGAAACACCTCGAAG GATCTCCATCCATGTGCAAGAGATGGACACTCCCGGGGAGCTTCTAGTGACACGAGGGGGCAGCCTCAGACCCACACCTCCTGCAGAGGCTCCAGCAGCTGCCCATTCAGGTGAGCAGGACCCACCTGGGACCAGGAGCTGCTCTCAACCCCCTGGGACTGAGTCGAGAGAACAGACCCCCAAAGGAGCCAGAGAGCTTTCCCCACGGCAGAAGAGGGAGAGCGAAGGGAGAGCAAGAGCAGAGGCGAAGCAAGGGCCTGGGGTCGAGCCCGTCATGGCCAGAAGGGACAAAGGAGGTGATACTGCTGGCGCCCCAGGCCTGCAGCAGGACCAAGGCCCAGGAGCAGGAAACCCTGGGCTGGGGAAGGACTGTGCAGCCGGGGTCCTGGAGCAAGCTGAAGCAGGAAGGAGGACACCCGTGGGTGCTGAGGCTGGCAGCGTGGTTCTGG ATGACAGTCCGGCCCCGCCAGCCCCTTTCGATCACCGGGTGGTGAATGTCAAGGAGACCTCGATCTCAGCGGGTTACACAGTGTGCCAGCATGAAGTCTTGGGAGG GGGCCGGTTTGGCCAGGTCCACAGGTGCACCGAGAAGTCCACGGGCCTCCCCCTGGCGGCCAAGATCATCAAAGTGAAGAGCACCAAGGACCGG GAGGATGTGAGGAACGAGATCAACATCATGAACCAGCTCGGCCACGTGAACCTGATCCAGCTCTATGACGCCTTCGAGAGCAAAAACAGCTTTACCCTCGTCATGGAGTT TGTGGATGGGGGTGAACTCTTTGACCGGATCACGGATGAGAAGTACCACCTGACTGAACTGGATGTGGTCTTGTTCACCAAGCAGATCTGTGAGGGCGTGCATTACCTCCACCAGCACTACATCCTGCACCTGGACCTCAAG cCAGAGAATATACTGTGTGTCAATCACACAGGACACCAAATTAAGATCATTGACTTCGGGCTGGCCAGAAG GTACAAGCCTCGGGAAAAGCTGAAGGTGAACTTCGGCACTCCAGAGTTCCTGGCTCCAGAAGTCGTCAACTATGAATTTGTCTCGTTCCCCACGGACATGTGGAGTATGGGTGTCATTACCTACATGCT ACTCAGTGGTTTGTCCCCATTTCTAGGGGAAACAGATGCAGAGACCATGAATTTCATTGTGAACTGTAGCTGGGATTTCGATGCTGACACCTTTGAAGGGCTGTCGGAGGAGGCCAAGGACTTTGTTTCCCGTTTGCTGGTGAAAGAAAAGAG CTGCAGAATGAGTGCCACACAGTGCCTGAAACATGagtggttaaataatttgcctgcTAAAGCTTCAAAATCCAAAGTTCGTCTCAAATCCCAACTACTGCTGCAGAAATACATGGCTCAGAGAAAATggaag AAACATTTCTACGTGGTGACTGCTGCCAACAGGTTAAGGAAATTTCCAACCTCTCCCTAA
- the MYLK3 gene encoding myosin light chain kinase 3 isoform X1 — MKTLFLTDQLGSMDGRWYNKERVEEKGAKPFRGPWEESQKADPPEGTVERLPPNSLSGTGADLLTQAGASSGQGDGVPGPGLVPPGHLLVPTEVENKAPETSSGNPGTDLELSAVTDRVSEAPTSQEVAPSAEQGTPSSKPDPLPSKEGMRLTSGPTSQTPGPPGLPDQTSAACSGGETPRRISIHVQEMDTPGELLVTRGGSLRPTPPAEAPAAAHSGEQDPPGTRSCSQPPGTESREQTPKGARELSPRQKRESEGRARAEAKQGPGVEPVMARRDKGGDTAGAPGLQQDQGPGAGNPGLGKDCAAGVLEQAEAGRRTPVGAEAGSVVLDDSPAPPAPFDHRVVNVKETSISAGYTVCQHEVLGGGRFGQVHRCTEKSTGLPLAAKIIKVKSTKDREDVRNEINIMNQLGHVNLIQLYDAFESKNSFTLVMEFVDGGELFDRITDEKYHLTELDVVLFTKQICEGVHYLHQHYILHLDLKPENILCVNHTGHQIKIIDFGLARRYKPREKLKVNFGTPEFLAPEVVNYEFVSFPTDMWSMGVITYMLLSGLSPFLGETDAETMNFIVNCSWDFDADTFEGLSEEAKDFVSRLLVKEKSCRMSATQCLKHEWLNNLPAKASKSKVRLKSQLLLQKYMAQRKWKKHFYVVTAANRLRKFPTSP; from the exons AACAAAGAGAGAGTGGAAGAGAAGGGAGCAAAACCCTTCAGGGGGCCTTGGGAAG AGAGCCAGAAGGCAGACCCGCCAGAGGGGACAGTGGAGAGGCTGCCCCCCAACAGCCTCTCAGGGACGGGAGCCGACCTCCTGACCCAGGCAGGGGCCTCATCAGGGCAGGGAGATGGAGTTCCTGGCCCAGGCTTGGTGCCCCCTGGCCATCTGCTGGTGCCCACAGAGGTTGAAAACAAAGCTCCTGAGACATCCAGTGGGAACCCTGGGACTGACCTGGAGTTGTCTGCGGTAACTGACAGGGTCAGCGAGGCCCCCACTAGCCAGGAGGTTGCACCAAGTGCAGAACAAGGAACACCATCCAGCAAGCCTGACCCTCTGCCCTCCAAGGAGGGCATGAGGCTGACTTCAGGGCCCACCTCCCAGACCCCAGGACCTCCAGGGCTGCCAGACCAGACCAGCGCAGCTTGCAGTGGTGGAGAAACACCTCGAAG GATCTCCATCCATGTGCAAGAGATGGACACTCCCGGGGAGCTTCTAGTGACACGAGGGGGCAGCCTCAGACCCACACCTCCTGCAGAGGCTCCAGCAGCTGCCCATTCAGGTGAGCAGGACCCACCTGGGACCAGGAGCTGCTCTCAACCCCCTGGGACTGAGTCGAGAGAACAGACCCCCAAAGGAGCCAGAGAGCTTTCCCCACGGCAGAAGAGGGAGAGCGAAGGGAGAGCAAGAGCAGAGGCGAAGCAAGGGCCTGGGGTCGAGCCCGTCATGGCCAGAAGGGACAAAGGAGGTGATACTGCTGGCGCCCCAGGCCTGCAGCAGGACCAAGGCCCAGGAGCAGGAAACCCTGGGCTGGGGAAGGACTGTGCAGCCGGGGTCCTGGAGCAAGCTGAAGCAGGAAGGAGGACACCCGTGGGTGCTGAGGCTGGCAGCGTGGTTCTGG ATGACAGTCCGGCCCCGCCAGCCCCTTTCGATCACCGGGTGGTGAATGTCAAGGAGACCTCGATCTCAGCGGGTTACACAGTGTGCCAGCATGAAGTCTTGGGAGG GGGCCGGTTTGGCCAGGTCCACAGGTGCACCGAGAAGTCCACGGGCCTCCCCCTGGCGGCCAAGATCATCAAAGTGAAGAGCACCAAGGACCGG GAGGATGTGAGGAACGAGATCAACATCATGAACCAGCTCGGCCACGTGAACCTGATCCAGCTCTATGACGCCTTCGAGAGCAAAAACAGCTTTACCCTCGTCATGGAGTT TGTGGATGGGGGTGAACTCTTTGACCGGATCACGGATGAGAAGTACCACCTGACTGAACTGGATGTGGTCTTGTTCACCAAGCAGATCTGTGAGGGCGTGCATTACCTCCACCAGCACTACATCCTGCACCTGGACCTCAAG cCAGAGAATATACTGTGTGTCAATCACACAGGACACCAAATTAAGATCATTGACTTCGGGCTGGCCAGAAG GTACAAGCCTCGGGAAAAGCTGAAGGTGAACTTCGGCACTCCAGAGTTCCTGGCTCCAGAAGTCGTCAACTATGAATTTGTCTCGTTCCCCACGGACATGTGGAGTATGGGTGTCATTACCTACATGCT ACTCAGTGGTTTGTCCCCATTTCTAGGGGAAACAGATGCAGAGACCATGAATTTCATTGTGAACTGTAGCTGGGATTTCGATGCTGACACCTTTGAAGGGCTGTCGGAGGAGGCCAAGGACTTTGTTTCCCGTTTGCTGGTGAAAGAAAAGAG CTGCAGAATGAGTGCCACACAGTGCCTGAAACATGagtggttaaataatttgcctgcTAAAGCTTCAAAATCCAAAGTTCGTCTCAAATCCCAACTACTGCTGCAGAAATACATGGCTCAGAGAAAATggaag AAACATTTCTACGTGGTGACTGCTGCCAACAGGTTAAGGAAATTTCCAACCTCTCCCTAA
- the MYLK3 gene encoding myosin light chain kinase 3 isoform X3, producing MRLTSGPTSQTPGPPGLPDQTSAACSGGETPRRISIHVQEMDTPGELLVTRGGSLRPTPPAEAPAAAHSGEQDPPGTRSCSQPPGTESREQTPKGARELSPRQKRESEGRARAEAKQGPGVEPVMARRDKGGDTAGAPGLQQDQGPGAGNPGLGKDCAAGVLEQAEAGRRTPVGAEAGSVVLDDSPAPPAPFDHRVVNVKETSISAGYTVCQHEVLGGGRFGQVHRCTEKSTGLPLAAKIIKVKSTKDREDVRNEINIMNQLGHVNLIQLYDAFESKNSFTLVMEFVDGGELFDRITDEKYHLTELDVVLFTKQICEGVHYLHQHYILHLDLKPENILCVNHTGHQIKIIDFGLARRYKPREKLKVNFGTPEFLAPEVVNYEFVSFPTDMWSMGVITYMLLSGLSPFLGETDAETMNFIVNCSWDFDADTFEGLSEEAKDFVSRLLVKEKSCRMSATQCLKHEWLNNLPAKASKSKVRLKSQLLLQKYMAQRKWKKHFYVVTAANRLRKFPTSP from the exons ATGAGGCTGACTTCAGGGCCCACCTCCCAGACCCCAGGACCTCCAGGGCTGCCAGACCAGACCAGCGCAGCTTGCAGTGGTGGAGAAACACCTCGAAG GATCTCCATCCATGTGCAAGAGATGGACACTCCCGGGGAGCTTCTAGTGACACGAGGGGGCAGCCTCAGACCCACACCTCCTGCAGAGGCTCCAGCAGCTGCCCATTCAGGTGAGCAGGACCCACCTGGGACCAGGAGCTGCTCTCAACCCCCTGGGACTGAGTCGAGAGAACAGACCCCCAAAGGAGCCAGAGAGCTTTCCCCACGGCAGAAGAGGGAGAGCGAAGGGAGAGCAAGAGCAGAGGCGAAGCAAGGGCCTGGGGTCGAGCCCGTCATGGCCAGAAGGGACAAAGGAGGTGATACTGCTGGCGCCCCAGGCCTGCAGCAGGACCAAGGCCCAGGAGCAGGAAACCCTGGGCTGGGGAAGGACTGTGCAGCCGGGGTCCTGGAGCAAGCTGAAGCAGGAAGGAGGACACCCGTGGGTGCTGAGGCTGGCAGCGTGGTTCTGG ATGACAGTCCGGCCCCGCCAGCCCCTTTCGATCACCGGGTGGTGAATGTCAAGGAGACCTCGATCTCAGCGGGTTACACAGTGTGCCAGCATGAAGTCTTGGGAGG GGGCCGGTTTGGCCAGGTCCACAGGTGCACCGAGAAGTCCACGGGCCTCCCCCTGGCGGCCAAGATCATCAAAGTGAAGAGCACCAAGGACCGG GAGGATGTGAGGAACGAGATCAACATCATGAACCAGCTCGGCCACGTGAACCTGATCCAGCTCTATGACGCCTTCGAGAGCAAAAACAGCTTTACCCTCGTCATGGAGTT TGTGGATGGGGGTGAACTCTTTGACCGGATCACGGATGAGAAGTACCACCTGACTGAACTGGATGTGGTCTTGTTCACCAAGCAGATCTGTGAGGGCGTGCATTACCTCCACCAGCACTACATCCTGCACCTGGACCTCAAG cCAGAGAATATACTGTGTGTCAATCACACAGGACACCAAATTAAGATCATTGACTTCGGGCTGGCCAGAAG GTACAAGCCTCGGGAAAAGCTGAAGGTGAACTTCGGCACTCCAGAGTTCCTGGCTCCAGAAGTCGTCAACTATGAATTTGTCTCGTTCCCCACGGACATGTGGAGTATGGGTGTCATTACCTACATGCT ACTCAGTGGTTTGTCCCCATTTCTAGGGGAAACAGATGCAGAGACCATGAATTTCATTGTGAACTGTAGCTGGGATTTCGATGCTGACACCTTTGAAGGGCTGTCGGAGGAGGCCAAGGACTTTGTTTCCCGTTTGCTGGTGAAAGAAAAGAG CTGCAGAATGAGTGCCACACAGTGCCTGAAACATGagtggttaaataatttgcctgcTAAAGCTTCAAAATCCAAAGTTCGTCTCAAATCCCAACTACTGCTGCAGAAATACATGGCTCAGAGAAAATggaag AAACATTTCTACGTGGTGACTGCTGCCAACAGGTTAAGGAAATTTCCAACCTCTCCCTAA
- the MYLK3 gene encoding myosin light chain kinase 3 isoform X4, whose translation MEGGMISIHVQEMDTPGELLVTRGGSLRPTPPAEAPAAAHSGEQDPPGTRSCSQPPGTESREQTPKGARELSPRQKRESEGRARAEAKQGPGVEPVMARRDKGGDTAGAPGLQQDQGPGAGNPGLGKDCAAGVLEQAEAGRRTPVGAEAGSVVLDDSPAPPAPFDHRVVNVKETSISAGYTVCQHEVLGGGRFGQVHRCTEKSTGLPLAAKIIKVKSTKDREDVRNEINIMNQLGHVNLIQLYDAFESKNSFTLVMEFVDGGELFDRITDEKYHLTELDVVLFTKQICEGVHYLHQHYILHLDLKPENILCVNHTGHQIKIIDFGLARRYKPREKLKVNFGTPEFLAPEVVNYEFVSFPTDMWSMGVITYMLLSGLSPFLGETDAETMNFIVNCSWDFDADTFEGLSEEAKDFVSRLLVKEKSCRMSATQCLKHEWLNNLPAKASKSKVRLKSQLLLQKYMAQRKWKKHFYVVTAANRLRKFPTSP comes from the exons GATCTCCATCCATGTGCAAGAGATGGACACTCCCGGGGAGCTTCTAGTGACACGAGGGGGCAGCCTCAGACCCACACCTCCTGCAGAGGCTCCAGCAGCTGCCCATTCAGGTGAGCAGGACCCACCTGGGACCAGGAGCTGCTCTCAACCCCCTGGGACTGAGTCGAGAGAACAGACCCCCAAAGGAGCCAGAGAGCTTTCCCCACGGCAGAAGAGGGAGAGCGAAGGGAGAGCAAGAGCAGAGGCGAAGCAAGGGCCTGGGGTCGAGCCCGTCATGGCCAGAAGGGACAAAGGAGGTGATACTGCTGGCGCCCCAGGCCTGCAGCAGGACCAAGGCCCAGGAGCAGGAAACCCTGGGCTGGGGAAGGACTGTGCAGCCGGGGTCCTGGAGCAAGCTGAAGCAGGAAGGAGGACACCCGTGGGTGCTGAGGCTGGCAGCGTGGTTCTGG ATGACAGTCCGGCCCCGCCAGCCCCTTTCGATCACCGGGTGGTGAATGTCAAGGAGACCTCGATCTCAGCGGGTTACACAGTGTGCCAGCATGAAGTCTTGGGAGG GGGCCGGTTTGGCCAGGTCCACAGGTGCACCGAGAAGTCCACGGGCCTCCCCCTGGCGGCCAAGATCATCAAAGTGAAGAGCACCAAGGACCGG GAGGATGTGAGGAACGAGATCAACATCATGAACCAGCTCGGCCACGTGAACCTGATCCAGCTCTATGACGCCTTCGAGAGCAAAAACAGCTTTACCCTCGTCATGGAGTT TGTGGATGGGGGTGAACTCTTTGACCGGATCACGGATGAGAAGTACCACCTGACTGAACTGGATGTGGTCTTGTTCACCAAGCAGATCTGTGAGGGCGTGCATTACCTCCACCAGCACTACATCCTGCACCTGGACCTCAAG cCAGAGAATATACTGTGTGTCAATCACACAGGACACCAAATTAAGATCATTGACTTCGGGCTGGCCAGAAG GTACAAGCCTCGGGAAAAGCTGAAGGTGAACTTCGGCACTCCAGAGTTCCTGGCTCCAGAAGTCGTCAACTATGAATTTGTCTCGTTCCCCACGGACATGTGGAGTATGGGTGTCATTACCTACATGCT ACTCAGTGGTTTGTCCCCATTTCTAGGGGAAACAGATGCAGAGACCATGAATTTCATTGTGAACTGTAGCTGGGATTTCGATGCTGACACCTTTGAAGGGCTGTCGGAGGAGGCCAAGGACTTTGTTTCCCGTTTGCTGGTGAAAGAAAAGAG CTGCAGAATGAGTGCCACACAGTGCCTGAAACATGagtggttaaataatttgcctgcTAAAGCTTCAAAATCCAAAGTTCGTCTCAAATCCCAACTACTGCTGCAGAAATACATGGCTCAGAGAAAATggaag AAACATTTCTACGTGGTGACTGCTGCCAACAGGTTAAGGAAATTTCCAACCTCTCCCTAA